From Pseudomonas sp. CCI4.2, one genomic window encodes:
- the iolE gene encoding myo-inosose-2 dehydratase: MPTSNTPSAIRIGINPISWSNDDLPALGGETPLSTALSEGAEIGYEGFELNGKFPKDAKGVGDVLRPYGLALVSGWYSSRLARRSVAEEIAAITPHVQLLAENGATVLVYGEVADSIQGQRIPLVERPRFYSDQAWQEYADKLTELARFTLSRGVRLAYHHHMGAYVESPQDIDTLMALTGSEVGLLFDSGHCYMGGGEPLQVLKKHIERICHVHFKDVRKPVVQLARNNLWSFPDCIINGTFTVPGDGDIDFAALLDVLLAAHYSGWLVVEAEQDPAVAPSYAYAKKGYETLRDLLADAQHRSA; encoded by the coding sequence ATGCCCACTTCGAACACCCCTTCAGCGATCCGGATCGGCATCAATCCGATTTCCTGGAGCAACGACGACCTGCCAGCCCTCGGCGGTGAAACCCCCCTCAGTACCGCCTTGAGCGAAGGCGCGGAAATTGGCTACGAAGGTTTTGAACTCAACGGCAAGTTTCCCAAAGACGCAAAAGGCGTCGGCGATGTGTTGCGTCCTTACGGCTTGGCGCTGGTCTCGGGCTGGTATTCCAGCCGTCTGGCCCGGCGCTCGGTGGCTGAGGAAATCGCGGCCATTACGCCCCATGTGCAATTGCTCGCGGAAAACGGCGCCACGGTGTTGGTGTACGGCGAAGTGGCTGATTCGATTCAAGGGCAGCGTATTCCACTGGTGGAGCGGCCACGGTTTTACAGTGATCAGGCGTGGCAGGAATACGCCGACAAACTCACCGAATTGGCGCGCTTCACCTTGTCTCGTGGCGTGCGTTTGGCCTACCACCATCACATGGGCGCCTACGTTGAATCGCCTCAGGACATCGATACGTTAATGGCCCTAACCGGCAGCGAAGTCGGCCTGTTATTCGATTCGGGCCATTGCTACATGGGCGGCGGCGAGCCGTTGCAGGTACTGAAAAAACACATCGAGCGGATCTGCCACGTGCATTTCAAAGACGTGCGCAAGCCGGTGGTGCAACTGGCGCGCAATAACCTCTGGAGTTTCCCGGACTGCATCATCAACGGCACGTTTACCGTGCCCGGCGACGGTGATATTGATTTCGCCGCCTTGCTCGACGTTTTGTTGGCCGCCCACTACAGCGGCTGGCTGGTGGTGGAAGCCGAACAAGACCCTGCGGTCGCGCCGAGTTATGCCTACGCCAAAAAAGGCTACGAGACCCTGCGCGATTTGCTCGCCGATGCCCAACACAGGAGCGCTTGA
- the iolB gene encoding 5-deoxy-glucuronate isomerase: MNLLVKSNAEGRDVVALADGALEYVGFAAYRLSVGERLPISSGEKELCLVLLSGRVDVTGEAPGQAGFKWQNIGDRHSVFEDKSPFAVYLPPHSQAQVTALSAVQIAVCAAPGDVAKQLPARLIRPESMKRSSRGKAANTRYVCDILPDTEPAHSLLVVEVRTPSGHSSSYPPHKHDQDDLPHESFLEETYYHQVNPPQGYVFQRVYTDDRSIDQAMAVENNDLVTVPKGYHPVSVPYGYESYYLNVMAGPKRAWQFHNDPQHSWLLDL; encoded by the coding sequence ATGAACCTGTTAGTTAAAAGTAACGCTGAAGGTCGTGACGTTGTCGCCCTGGCAGATGGGGCATTGGAATACGTCGGTTTCGCTGCCTACCGCTTGAGCGTCGGTGAGCGTTTGCCGATCAGTTCCGGTGAAAAAGAACTGTGCCTGGTGCTGCTCAGCGGCCGGGTTGATGTGACGGGTGAGGCGCCGGGGCAGGCTGGCTTTAAATGGCAAAACATCGGCGACCGGCACTCGGTGTTCGAAGACAAATCACCCTTTGCCGTGTACTTGCCACCCCACAGTCAGGCGCAGGTCACCGCCCTGAGCGCAGTGCAAATTGCCGTGTGCGCCGCCCCCGGTGATGTTGCCAAGCAATTGCCGGCACGCTTGATCCGCCCTGAAAGCATGAAACGCAGCAGCCGGGGCAAGGCCGCCAATACCCGTTATGTGTGCGACATCCTCCCTGACACTGAGCCTGCCCATTCGCTGTTGGTGGTGGAAGTGCGCACGCCCTCCGGGCATTCGTCCAGCTACCCGCCCCACAAGCATGACCAGGATGACCTGCCCCACGAGAGCTTTCTTGAAGAAACCTATTACCATCAGGTCAACCCGCCGCAAGGCTACGTGTTTCAGCGGGTGTACACCGACGACCGCAGCATTGATCAAGCCATGGCTGTGGAAAACAACGACTTGGTCACGGTGCCCAAGGGTTATCACCCGGTCAGTGTGCCCTATGGCTACGAGTCGTATTATTTGAACGTGATGGCCGGTCCGAAACGTGCCTGGCAATTTCACAACGATCCTCAGCACAGCTGGCTATTGGATCTTTAA
- a CDS encoding CoA-acylating methylmalonate-semialdehyde dehydrogenase → MSNTPIIGHYINGHVLTGSGQNDASERFSNVFNPATGKVQAKVALAGVKTVDEAVASALAAFPAWADQSSLRRARVMFKFKELLDQHHDELAAIISREHGKVFSDAKGEVTRGIEIVEFACGAPSLLKTDYSDNIGGGIDNWNLRQPLGVCAGVTPFNFPVMVPLWMIPMALVTGNTFILKPSERDPSASLLMARLLSDAGLPDGVFNVVQGDKTAVDALLQHPDIEAISFVGSTPIAEYIYQQGTSRGKRVQALGGAKNHMIVMPDADLDQAADALIGAAYGSAGERCMAISIAVAVGDVGDQLIEKLLPRIDQLKVGNGMQRDIDMGPLVTGEHKAKVLGFIDQGVEQGAQLIVDGRDFSVPGSEEGFFVGATLFDNVTPDMTIYKQEIFGPVLGIVRVPDFASAVALINAHEFGNGVSCFTSDGGIARAFARTIKVGMVGINVPIPVPMAWHSFGGWKRSLFGDHHAYGEEGMRFYSRYKSVMQRWPDSIVKGPEFGMPTAK, encoded by the coding sequence ATGAGCAACACTCCGATTATTGGTCACTACATCAACGGCCACGTGCTCACCGGCTCGGGTCAAAACGACGCCAGCGAGCGTTTCAGCAATGTGTTCAACCCCGCCACTGGCAAGGTGCAGGCGAAAGTCGCGCTGGCCGGTGTGAAAACCGTGGATGAGGCCGTGGCTTCTGCATTGGCGGCGTTTCCGGCCTGGGCTGATCAGTCTTCGCTGCGCCGCGCCCGGGTGATGTTCAAATTCAAAGAGCTGCTGGATCAACACCATGATGAGCTGGCAGCGATCATCAGCCGCGAACACGGCAAAGTGTTTTCCGACGCCAAAGGTGAAGTCACACGCGGAATCGAAATCGTCGAATTTGCCTGTGGTGCGCCGAGCCTGTTGAAAACCGATTACAGCGATAACATCGGTGGCGGCATCGACAATTGGAACCTGCGCCAACCGTTGGGTGTTTGTGCCGGGGTCACGCCGTTCAACTTCCCGGTTATGGTGCCGCTGTGGATGATTCCCATGGCCTTGGTCACGGGTAATACCTTCATTCTCAAACCCTCTGAACGCGACCCTTCGGCCAGCTTGTTGATGGCGCGTCTGCTCAGCGATGCCGGGTTGCCAGACGGTGTGTTCAACGTGGTTCAGGGCGATAAGACTGCCGTTGATGCCTTGCTGCAACACCCGGACATCGAAGCTATCTCGTTTGTCGGTTCGACGCCGATTGCCGAATACATCTACCAGCAGGGCACGTCGCGGGGCAAGCGTGTGCAAGCCTTGGGCGGTGCCAAAAACCACATGATCGTCATGCCTGACGCCGACCTCGATCAGGCCGCCGATGCTTTGATCGGTGCGGCCTACGGTTCCGCCGGCGAGCGCTGCATGGCGATTTCCATCGCGGTGGCGGTCGGTGACGTCGGCGACCAACTGATCGAAAAACTGCTGCCGCGCATCGACCAACTCAAGGTTGGCAATGGCATGCAACGCGACATTGACATGGGGCCGCTGGTGACTGGCGAGCACAAAGCCAAAGTCTTGGGGTTTATCGATCAAGGGGTAGAGCAGGGTGCCCAGCTGATTGTCGATGGCCGTGACTTCAGCGTGCCGGGTTCAGAAGAAGGTTTCTTCGTCGGCGCCACGCTGTTCGATAACGTCACCCCTGACATGACTATTTATAAGCAGGAAATTTTCGGTCCGGTGCTGGGCATTGTTCGGGTGCCGGATTTCGCCAGCGCCGTGGCGTTGATCAACGCTCATGAGTTCGGTAACGGCGTGTCGTGCTTCACCAGTGATGGCGGCATTGCCCGTGCCTTTGCTCGCACGATCAAGGTCGGCATGGTCGGGATCAACGTTCCGATCCCGGTGCCGATGGCCTGGCATTCGTTCGGCGGTTGGAAGCGCTCGTTGTTCGGCGATCACCATGCGTATGGCGAAGAAGGCATGCGCTTTTACAGCCGCTACAAAAGTGTGATGCAGCGCTGGCCAGACAGCATCGTCAAAGGCCCGGAGTTCGGTATGCCCACTGCTAAATAA
- a CDS encoding TIM barrel protein yields the protein MSHPLRFALNRMVAPRLSLPDFIDLAVTLNADAIEIRNDLKGVEIENGMAPQAVREQCAAHGIRVLSINALYPFDVWDDERRAQALKLAAYARDCGAEALVLCPFNGPTDPRTVGERASGLRTALSELAPILLEYGILGFVEPLGFQQCSLRFKRQAVDAITATGGLDVFRVVHDTFHHHLANEKEFFADLTGLVHISGVEDGDVPLPDIRDGHRVLVGEGDILGNSMQIDRLLSDGYTGHLSFEPFADSVHELDDIQQAVSASMAYLKR from the coding sequence ATGAGTCATCCCCTGCGTTTCGCCCTGAATCGTATGGTTGCCCCACGTCTGTCGCTGCCAGATTTTATTGATCTGGCAGTGACGCTGAACGCCGACGCGATTGAAATCCGCAACGACCTCAAGGGCGTTGAAATCGAGAACGGTATGGCGCCTCAGGCCGTGCGTGAACAGTGCGCGGCCCACGGCATTCGGGTGTTGTCGATCAACGCGTTGTACCCGTTCGATGTCTGGGACGACGAGCGCCGGGCGCAGGCGCTGAAGTTGGCGGCTTATGCCCGGGACTGCGGCGCTGAGGCGTTGGTATTGTGCCCATTCAATGGCCCCACCGATCCGCGGACTGTCGGTGAGCGGGCGTCGGGATTACGGACTGCATTGAGTGAGCTGGCGCCTATTTTACTCGAGTACGGGATCCTCGGTTTCGTCGAGCCGCTGGGTTTTCAGCAATGCTCGCTACGGTTTAAGCGCCAGGCGGTGGACGCCATAACCGCCACTGGTGGGCTGGATGTGTTTCGGGTCGTGCATGACACCTTTCACCACCATCTGGCGAATGAAAAAGAGTTTTTCGCGGACCTCACCGGGTTGGTGCACATCTCCGGTGTCGAAGACGGCGACGTACCGCTGCCAGATATTCGCGACGGGCACCGGGTGCTGGTGGGTGAGGGCGATATTCTCGGCAATTCGATGCAGATTGATCGGTTGCTTAGCGATGGCTACACGGGGCACCTGTCCTTCGAGCCCTTCGCTGACAGCGTGCATGAGTTGGATGATATTCAGCAGGCCGTCTCGGCGAGCATGGCTTATTTAAAGCGTTGA
- the iolD gene encoding 3D-(3,5/4)-trihydroxycyclohexane-1,2-dione acylhydrolase (decyclizing) → MKTTRLTMAQALVKFLDNQYVEVDGVESKFVAGVFTIFGHGNVLGIGQALEQDSGQLIVHQGRNEQGMCHAAIGFAKQHLRRKIYACSSSVGPGAANMLTAAATATANRIPLLLLPGDVYASRQPDPVLQQIEQFHDLSISTNDAFKAVSKYWDRINRPEQLMSAAINAMRVLTDPAETGAVTLALPQDVQAQAYDYPDSFLQKRVHRIDRRPASDAMLGDALTLLKGKRKPLLVCGGGVRYSGAADALQAFAERFDIPFAETQAGKSAIVSAHPLNMGGLGETGSLAANLLAKQADLIIGIGTRYSDFTTASKWLFQNPDVQFLNLNVSAFDAQKLDGVQLVADAKFALLALTDALNDSGYRSAWGDQPHQARARLDAEVDRIYAVEYQSDDFVPEINDHLDPAVLREFIEMTGSCLTQSRVLGVLNASLPRDAVIVAAAGSLPGDLQRAWRTTAVNSYHVEYGFSCMGYEVNAALGVKLAEPQREVYALVGDGSYMMLHSELATSIQERCKINVILLDNMTFGCINNLQMEHGMDSFGTEFRFRNPETGKLDGDFVPVDFAMSAAAYGCKTYKVTTIAELEAALLDAQKQTVSTLIDIKVLPKTMIHKYLSWWRVGVAEVSTNGTTAQVFEKLSNELAKARKY, encoded by the coding sequence ATGAAAACAACACGATTAACCATGGCCCAAGCGCTGGTGAAGTTTCTTGATAACCAGTACGTGGAAGTCGATGGGGTGGAGAGCAAATTCGTCGCCGGTGTGTTCACGATTTTCGGCCACGGCAATGTGTTGGGCATCGGCCAGGCCCTGGAGCAAGACAGCGGGCAATTGATCGTCCATCAAGGCCGCAACGAACAGGGCATGTGCCACGCCGCCATTGGTTTTGCCAAACAACACCTGCGGCGCAAGATTTACGCCTGTTCTTCATCGGTGGGGCCGGGCGCTGCGAACATGCTCACTGCGGCGGCGACCGCGACGGCCAACCGTATTCCGTTGTTGCTGCTGCCCGGCGATGTCTACGCCAGCCGCCAACCGGACCCAGTGTTGCAACAGATTGAGCAGTTTCACGACTTGAGCATCAGCACCAACGATGCGTTCAAAGCCGTGAGCAAATACTGGGACCGCATCAACCGTCCTGAGCAGTTGATGAGTGCCGCCATCAATGCGATGCGCGTGTTGACTGACCCGGCCGAGACCGGCGCCGTGACCTTGGCCTTGCCGCAAGACGTGCAGGCCCAAGCCTACGATTACCCGGACAGCTTCCTGCAAAAACGCGTACACCGCATCGACCGTCGCCCCGCCAGCGACGCCATGCTTGGCGATGCCTTGACGTTGCTCAAAGGCAAGCGTAAGCCGTTGCTGGTGTGTGGCGGCGGGGTGCGGTATTCCGGCGCGGCGGATGCTTTGCAGGCATTCGCCGAGCGCTTTGATATTCCGTTCGCCGAAACCCAGGCCGGTAAAAGCGCAATAGTTTCAGCCCACCCGTTAAACATGGGCGGCTTGGGCGAAACCGGTTCGCTGGCCGCCAACCTGTTGGCCAAGCAAGCAGACCTGATCATCGGCATAGGCACCCGCTACAGCGACTTCACCACCGCCTCGAAATGGCTGTTCCAAAACCCCGACGTGCAATTCCTCAACCTCAACGTCAGTGCTTTTGATGCGCAGAAACTGGACGGTGTGCAACTGGTGGCGGATGCCAAGTTTGCGCTGTTGGCCTTGACCGATGCGCTGAACGACAGCGGTTATCGCTCGGCATGGGGCGATCAGCCGCACCAGGCACGGGCGAGACTGGATGCCGAAGTGGATCGCATCTACGCGGTGGAATACCAAAGCGACGACTTCGTTCCAGAAATCAACGACCACCTTGATCCGGCCGTGCTGCGGGAATTTATCGAGATGACCGGTTCTTGCCTGACCCAAAGCCGGGTACTGGGCGTACTCAATGCAAGCCTGCCCCGTGACGCCGTGATTGTTGCCGCCGCTGGCAGTTTGCCGGGTGATTTACAGCGCGCCTGGCGCACCACCGCGGTCAACAGCTACCACGTGGAATACGGTTTTTCCTGCATGGGTTACGAGGTCAATGCCGCACTGGGGGTCAAGCTCGCCGAACCGCAGCGTGAGGTCTATGCGCTGGTGGGCGACGGCTCTTACATGATGCTGCACTCGGAGCTGGCAACCTCGATTCAAGAGCGCTGCAAGATCAACGTGATCCTCCTCGACAACATGACCTTCGGTTGCATCAACAACCTGCAGATGGAACACGGGATGGACAGCTTCGGCACCGAGTTTCGCTTCCGTAATCCGGAAACCGGCAAGCTCGACGGCGATTTTGTCCCGGTGGATTTCGCCATGAGCGCAGCGGCCTACGGTTGCAAGACCTACAAGGTGACCACAATTGCCGAACTTGAAGCGGCATTGCTTGATGCGCAGAAACAGACCGTCTCTACCCTGATCGATATCAAGGTTCTGCCCAAGACCATGATCCACAAATACCTGTCGTGGTGGCGCGTGGGCGTGGCCGAAGTCTCGACCAACGGCACCACCGCGCAGGTGTTTGAAAAGCTCAGCAACGAATTGGCGAAAGCCCGCAAATACTGA
- a CDS encoding Gfo/Idh/MocA family oxidoreductase — translation MALKIGVIGTGAIGQEHIRRLSQTLLGSQVVALNDINLEQAANVTRDLDLTAEIYPDGHALINAPEVEAVLVTSWGPSHEAFVLAAIAAGKPVFCEKPLAVTAEGCRRIVDAEIAYGKRLVQVGFMRPYDEGYRALKAVIDSGQIGEPLMLHCAHRNPTVGENYKTDMAITDTLIHEIDLLRWLLDDDYVSVQVVFPRKTGKAFAHLKDPQIILLETAKGTRIDVEVFVNCQYGYDIQCEVVGETGIARLPEPSQVQLRSGAKLSSAILMDWKDRFIAAYDVELQAFIDSVRIGQIGGPSAWDGYAAAVTADACIEAQKSGAIVPVGLPERPAFYD, via the coding sequence ATGGCGTTGAAAATAGGCGTAATCGGCACCGGCGCAATTGGCCAGGAACACATCCGGCGATTGAGCCAGACCTTGTTGGGCAGCCAGGTTGTGGCGCTGAACGACATCAATCTCGAACAGGCCGCCAACGTGACCCGCGACCTGGACCTGACCGCTGAGATTTACCCCGACGGCCATGCGTTGATCAATGCTCCAGAGGTGGAAGCGGTGCTAGTGACGTCCTGGGGCCCGAGCCACGAAGCGTTCGTGCTGGCCGCGATTGCGGCCGGTAAGCCTGTGTTCTGTGAGAAACCATTGGCCGTTACTGCCGAGGGCTGCCGCCGAATCGTTGATGCTGAAATCGCTTACGGCAAGCGTCTGGTGCAGGTCGGTTTCATGCGCCCCTATGACGAGGGTTATCGGGCGCTCAAAGCAGTGATCGATAGCGGGCAGATCGGCGAGCCGCTGATGCTGCACTGCGCCCATCGCAACCCGACCGTGGGTGAGAATTACAAAACTGACATGGCGATTACCGACACGCTGATCCATGAGATCGACTTGCTGCGTTGGTTGCTCGACGATGATTATGTTTCGGTTCAAGTGGTGTTCCCGCGCAAAACCGGCAAAGCTTTCGCGCACCTCAAGGACCCGCAAATTATCTTGCTGGAAACCGCCAAAGGCACGCGCATCGATGTCGAAGTGTTCGTCAATTGCCAATACGGTTACGACATTCAGTGTGAAGTCGTCGGCGAAACCGGGATTGCGCGCTTGCCGGAGCCCTCACAAGTCCAGTTGCGCAGCGGCGCCAAACTGTCTAGCGCGATCCTTATGGACTGGAAAGACCGCTTCATCGCCGCTTACGACGTCGAGTTGCAAGCCTTCATCGACAGCGTACGCATCGGTCAGATCGGCGGCCCCTCCGCGTGGGATGGCTATGCCGCCGCAGTCACCGCCGACGCGTGTATCGAAGCCCAAAAAAGCGGAGCAATCGTCCCCGTGGGCTTGCCGGAGCGGCCAGCGTTTTATGATTGA
- a CDS encoding sugar phosphate isomerase/epimerase: MRIALDPYMYRHLSLGQMVDKVAALGYEHIELSPREDFLPFYKYPRVDRARIKEFRKALSDAGVNLSSLLPLYHWADADEELRNAAVRNWKRAIQVAVEMDCPLINTEFSGQSNNALVCENQFMKSMDELMPIFEREGVKLDIQAHPYDFCERNNESVDILRGLDCDWINYLYAAPHTFFYDDGKGDIASMLRYAGEKLTHVIIADTYNHRASSGLRYIVNPPGVTATVHQHLDIGQGDVDWPAFFSTLRDIKFDGIATVSVFAWEERADESSRFMLERVRSELIR; the protein is encoded by the coding sequence ATGCGCATTGCACTGGACCCTTACATGTACCGCCATCTGTCACTCGGGCAGATGGTCGATAAAGTCGCCGCGCTGGGCTACGAACACATTGAGCTGTCGCCCCGCGAAGACTTTCTGCCCTTCTATAAATACCCCCGCGTTGATCGGGCGCGGATCAAAGAGTTTCGCAAAGCCTTGAGCGACGCCGGGGTCAATCTCTCGTCATTGTTACCGCTCTATCACTGGGCCGATGCCGACGAAGAGCTGCGCAACGCCGCTGTGCGCAATTGGAAGCGTGCGATCCAAGTCGCCGTGGAAATGGACTGCCCGCTAATCAACACTGAGTTCAGCGGCCAGTCCAATAATGCATTGGTCTGTGAAAACCAGTTTATGAAATCCATGGACGAACTGATGCCGATCTTCGAGCGCGAAGGCGTGAAGCTGGACATCCAGGCGCACCCCTACGATTTTTGCGAGCGCAACAACGAATCCGTAGACATCCTCCGTGGCCTGGATTGTGACTGGATCAACTACCTGTATGCCGCGCCGCACACCTTCTTCTATGACGACGGCAAAGGTGACATCGCCTCAATGCTCCGCTACGCAGGCGAAAAGCTCACTCATGTGATCATCGCCGACACCTACAACCACCGCGCCTCTTCGGGTCTACGCTATATCGTCAACCCGCCGGGCGTTACGGCCACGGTGCATCAACATTTGGACATAGGGCAGGGCGATGTGGATTGGCCGGCGTTCTTTTCAACCCTGCGCGACATCAAGTTCGACGGCATCGCCACCGTCTCGGTGTTTGCCTGGGAAGAGCGTGCCGACGAATCCAGCCGCTTCATGCTGGAACGGGTGAGAAGCGAGTTGATCAGATAA
- a CDS encoding Gfo/Idh/MocA family oxidoreductase — protein sequence MRIGLVGYGKGGRYFHAPLIASLPGASFVGVVTRSPERRLELAQDYPNVLAFDTLAALVGNGVDAVVISTPLASRRALILEAIELGVAVVSDKPFANDAAQARELVEAAERCGVLLSVYQNRRWDSDFLTVRKLINNGVLGDITRFESRVERYSPKSVGKVSGGGMLRDLGSHLVDQALLLFGPVSRVYAELDFSTSDKELDHGFFVSLTHASGVVSHLWGSCLQNCPGPRFRVSGSAGCYSVEGLDGQEASTLAGLSPKSEGDNWGVEEHRRWGWFEQGEQRERIPSERGCWNEFYRQLQDAVAGKGNNPVDARDAVASAVVLDAARASAESGTVIKL from the coding sequence ATGCGTATTGGATTAGTCGGATATGGCAAAGGTGGGCGCTATTTTCACGCGCCGTTGATCGCCAGCTTGCCGGGTGCCAGTTTTGTCGGCGTCGTTACCCGTTCCCCGGAGCGGCGCCTGGAGTTGGCGCAGGACTACCCCAACGTCCTGGCGTTCGACACGCTGGCGGCGCTGGTCGGCAACGGCGTGGATGCAGTGGTGATTTCCACGCCATTGGCCTCGCGACGGGCACTGATTCTCGAAGCCATCGAACTGGGCGTGGCCGTGGTCAGCGATAAGCCGTTCGCCAACGACGCGGCTCAGGCCCGGGAGTTGGTCGAGGCCGCTGAGCGATGCGGTGTGCTGCTGAGCGTGTATCAAAACCGTCGCTGGGATTCGGATTTCCTGACCGTCCGCAAACTGATCAATAACGGCGTGCTGGGCGACATCACGCGTTTTGAATCCCGAGTGGAACGTTATTCACCTAAATCCGTGGGCAAGGTCAGCGGCGGTGGAATGCTTCGCGATTTAGGCAGTCACTTGGTAGATCAGGCCCTCTTGTTGTTCGGTCCTGTGTCACGGGTGTACGCCGAACTGGACTTTTCAACCTCAGACAAAGAACTCGATCACGGGTTTTTTGTGTCGCTGACCCACGCCAGTGGCGTGGTTTCGCACCTCTGGGGCAGCTGTTTGCAAAACTGTCCGGGGCCGCGTTTCAGGGTCAGCGGCTCAGCAGGTTGCTACAGCGTGGAAGGGTTAGACGGGCAGGAAGCTTCAACCTTAGCTGGGCTGTCACCGAAAAGCGAAGGTGATAACTGGGGCGTTGAAGAACATCGCCGCTGGGGCTGGTTCGAACAGGGCGAACAGCGCGAACGTATTCCTTCCGAACGTGGCTGCTGGAACGAGTTTTATCGGCAGTTGCAGGACGCGGTTGCAGGTAAAGGCAATAACCCGGTGGACGCGCGCGATGCAGTGGCGTCAGCCGTGGTGCTGGACGCGGCGCGAGCGAGTGCCGAGTCAGGCACGGTAATTAAGCTGTAG
- a CDS encoding sugar ABC transporter substrate-binding protein → MNTPIRFTSLALSLMFVSGVALADMKIGVSMSQFDDTWLTYLREDMATKAKSMPDGVSLQFVDGRADVNKQLSDVQALINQKVDALIVNPVDTAGTAKITQAAVAAGIPLVYVNRRPDDLHLPKGVITVASNDEEAGKLQMQYLADKMGGKGSIVILLGDLSNNSTKGRTDGVKEILKKYPNIKIDQEQSGTWSRQKGMDLTNDWITQGKKFDAVVANNDEMAIGASMALKQAGVAKGSVMIAGVDGTPDGLNAITKGDLTVSVFQDAKGQADGALDAAVKMAKKEPVEQSVWVPYRLITPENVASFK, encoded by the coding sequence ATGAACACCCCTATCCGTTTCACTTCTCTTGCCTTGTCACTTATGTTCGTCAGCGGCGTTGCCTTGGCCGATATGAAAATCGGCGTGAGCATGTCGCAGTTCGATGACACCTGGCTGACCTACCTGCGCGAAGACATGGCCACCAAAGCCAAGTCCATGCCTGACGGTGTGTCGCTGCAGTTTGTGGATGGTCGTGCTGACGTGAACAAGCAGTTGAGTGATGTACAAGCCCTGATAAACCAGAAAGTGGATGCACTGATCGTCAACCCGGTCGATACCGCCGGTACCGCGAAGATTACTCAGGCTGCCGTCGCGGCAGGTATTCCGTTGGTGTACGTCAATCGCCGTCCAGATGATCTCCACCTGCCTAAGGGCGTGATTACTGTGGCCTCCAATGACGAAGAGGCCGGCAAGTTGCAGATGCAGTACTTGGCCGACAAGATGGGTGGCAAGGGCAGTATCGTGATTCTGTTGGGCGACTTATCAAATAACTCCACGAAAGGTCGCACCGATGGAGTCAAAGAAATTCTGAAAAAATACCCAAATATCAAGATAGACCAAGAACAAAGTGGCACGTGGTCACGGCAAAAAGGGATGGACCTGACCAACGACTGGATCACCCAGGGCAAAAAATTCGACGCGGTGGTCGCCAACAATGACGAAATGGCCATCGGTGCGTCCATGGCGTTGAAGCAGGCGGGCGTTGCCAAGGGTAGCGTGATGATTGCCGGTGTCGACGGCACGCCGGATGGCTTGAATGCGATTACCAAGGGTGACCTTACGGTATCTGTATTCCAGGATGCCAAAGGTCAGGCCGATGGTGCCCTGGATGCCGCTGTGAAGATGGCCAAGAAAGAACCGGTCGAACAGTCGGTCTGGGTGCCCTATCGCCTGATCACCCCGGAAAACGTTGCTTCGTTCAAATAA